One segment of Drosophila mauritiana strain mau12 chromosome 3R, ASM438214v1, whole genome shotgun sequence DNA contains the following:
- the LOC117144908 gene encoding short coiled-coil protein B, which yields MSLLNNDDSIPNMDEDPQVVIPDDEPPATGRMPSGRSMDSLRSSFTNRSSTPDSSHNSLEAMEMAQDDREEKARLITQVLELQNTLDDLSQRVDSVKEENLKLRSENQVLGQYIENLMSASSVFQSTSPSAAKKK from the exons ATGTCCCTGTTAAACAATGACGACAGCATTCCCAACATGGACGAGGATCCACAGG TGGTCATTCCGGACGATGAGCCCCCGGCGACGGGACGAATGCCCAGTGGGAGGTCCATGGACTCGTTGCGCTCCTCGTTCACCAACCGCAGTTCCACGCCAGATTCATCGCACAATTCGCTGGAGGCCATGGAAATGGCCCAGGACGATCGGGAGGAGAAGGCCCGCCTCATCACACAGGTCCTGGAGCTGCAGAACACCCTAGACGACTTGTCGCAACGCGTCGATTCGGTCAAGGAGGAAAATCTCAAGCTGCGCTCCGAGAACCAGGTGCTCGGCCAGTACATCGAGAACCTGATGTCGGCTTCATCGGTGTTCCAGTCCACCAGTCCcagtgcggccaaaaagaAGTAA